One Camelina sativa cultivar DH55 chromosome 3, Cs, whole genome shotgun sequence genomic window carries:
- the LOC104762779 gene encoding box C/D snoRNA protein 1 encodes MEGSVCDECKLNPWKYKCPGCSIRSCGLSCVKAHKKRTGCTGKRKLTDFVPLSQFDDNLLLSDYNMLEETKRVAESARRRSSQLCKYPFYNLPHYLRSLRNAAASRRTKLWFAPSGMLKSENNQSRYDNRSKCISWTIEWRFHSTDVILVDHGVGEDTNLCSVIENHLKPGPWIHKLKPFCDVDLDSLKLFIRLYPKGAKAPFKELNIKAPLRQQLAKLVILEYPVIHVYLPSQTYDFEVIKDFYHANTTPNPNDSLHDGHGSTNGINSRVEEIEEDDIDSFEPKVLDLMKQINYNPCQRASEEGGVSDNLHPQVDPLELGDFEFDQELIDTYSDLFAEMNPGDYFNFECEFAKGLDSDDNCDLQNLATDFNIDGLEEGEIVE; translated from the exons ATGGAAGGTTCGGTCTGCGACGAGTGCAAGCTAAATCCTTGGAAGTACAAATGTCCCGGATGTTCTATTCGATCGTGTGGCCTCTCTTGTGTGAAAGCCCACAAGAAGCGAACAGGTTGTACCGGAAAAAGGAAGCTCACCGACTTCGTTCCCCTCTCTCAGTTCGACGATAACCTCCTTCTTTCTG ACTACAATAtgcttgaagaaacaaaaagagtggCCGAGTCTGCTCGGAGAAGGAGTAGTCAGTTATGCAAATACCCTTTTTATAATTTACCCCATTATCTTCGGAGCCTTCGCAATGCTGCTGCTAGCCGCCGAACAAAGCTATGGTTTGCCCCTAGTGGAATGTTGAAGAGCGAAAACAATCAGAGTCGATACGATAATAG GAGTAAATGCATCTCGTGGACAATTGAGTGGCGGTTTCACTCTACGGATGTGATTCTTGTTGACCACGG AGTTGGTGAAGATACAAATCTATGCTCGGTGATAGAGAATCATCTCAAGCCTGGCCCGTGGATTCACAAGCTCAAGCCTTTTTGTGATGTGGATCTTGACTCTCTCAAACTTTTTATACGCCTATACCCAAAG GGTGCAAAGGCTCCTTTCAAGGAGCTGAACATCAAAGCTCCTCTGAGGCAACAGCTTGCCAAACTAGTTATATTAGAGTACCCGGTGATCCATGTATATCTACCTTCACAGACCTATGACTTTGAAGTTATCAAAGACTTCTACCATGCAAACACGACGCCTAATCCTAATGATTCCTTACACGATGGTCATGGAAGCACAAATGGCATAAATTCCCGAGTAGAGGAAATAGAAGAAGACGACATTGACTCCTTTGAGCCAAAGGTTCTTGATCTtatgaaacaaatcaactaTAACCCGTGTCAGCGAGCCTCAGAAGAGGGTGGGGTTTCCGACAATCTGCATCCTCAGGTTGATCCCTTAGAACTAGGGGATTTTGAGTTTGACCAAGAGTTGATAGACACATACTCGGATCTTTTCGCGGAAATGAACCCAGGTGATTATTTCAACTTTGAATGTGAGTTTGCAAAGGGACTGGATTCAGATGATAACTGCGACCTCCAAAATCTAGCTACTGATTTCAACATTGATGGACTAGAAGAAGGGGAAATCGTAGAATAA